In a genomic window of Lacrimispora sp. BS-2:
- the xseB gene encoding exodeoxyribonuclease VII small subunit: MAAKKEKTIEETFGELEELIKKLESGESSLEESFQYYETGMKLVKFCNEKIDKVEKKIIVLEENGEEHEL, from the coding sequence ATGGCGGCAAAAAAAGAAAAAACCATTGAAGAGACATTTGGAGAGCTGGAAGAGCTCATTAAAAAACTGGAAAGCGGAGAGAGCTCCCTGGAGGAATCCTTCCAGTATTATGAGACCGGCATGAAGCTGGTAAAGTTCTGCAATGAAAAAATAGATAAAGTTGAAAAAAAGATTATCGTGTTAGAGGAAAATGGTGAGGAACATGAACTTTAA
- a CDS encoding polyprenyl synthetase family protein: MNFNEMFSARTEEVGRVVENYLPPVEGYQSTVLAAMDYSVRAGGKRLRPMLMEETYRLFGGQGKEIEPFMAAIEMIHTSSLIHDDLPCMDNDTLRRGLPTAWVKFGYDMAVLAGDGLLIYSMETAAKALSMTDRPDLVARCMGILAEKTGIFGMIGGQTVDVELAGKPIPREKLDFIYRLKTGALIEAAMMIGAVLGGGDEKQLKVVENMASCLGKSFQIQDDILDLTSSEEVLGKPVLSDEKNHKTTYVTLEGLKKAKQDVEKISEEAVSCLHELPGQNEFLEELIRMLVNREK, translated from the coding sequence ATGAACTTTAATGAAATGTTTTCTGCCCGTACAGAGGAAGTGGGGCGTGTTGTAGAAAACTACCTGCCTCCGGTGGAGGGCTATCAGAGTACGGTGCTGGCGGCAATGGATTACAGTGTCAGGGCCGGAGGAAAGAGGCTTCGTCCCATGCTGATGGAAGAAACCTACCGCTTATTCGGCGGCCAGGGGAAAGAGATTGAGCCTTTTATGGCGGCGATTGAGATGATTCATACCTCCTCTTTGATCCACGATGACCTTCCCTGCATGGATAATGATACCCTGCGCCGGGGGCTTCCTACGGCATGGGTCAAGTTCGGTTATGACATGGCGGTGCTGGCAGGAGATGGCCTGCTCATTTACTCCATGGAGACAGCTGCAAAAGCCCTTTCCATGACGGACAGACCGGATCTGGTCGCCAGGTGCATGGGGATTTTGGCAGAAAAAACAGGGATCTTTGGAATGATAGGCGGTCAGACCGTTGATGTGGAGCTGGCAGGAAAGCCCATTCCAAGGGAAAAGCTTGATTTTATTTACCGGCTGAAGACTGGGGCGCTTATAGAGGCCGCCATGATGATCGGAGCCGTTCTCGGCGGAGGGGATGAAAAACAGCTGAAAGTGGTGGAAAACATGGCCTCCTGCCTTGGGAAGTCATTTCAGATACAGGATGATATCCTGGATCTGACCAGCAGCGAAGAGGTTCTTGGAAAGCCTGTACTCAGCGATGAAAAGAACCATAAGACCACCTATGTAACCCTGGAGGGACTAAAAAAGGCGAAGCAGGATGTGGAGAAGATTTCGGAAGAGGCGGTTTCCTGTCTCCATGAGCTTCCAGGGCAGAATGAATTTCTGGAAGAGCTGATCCGTATGCTGGTAAACCGGGAAAAGTAA
- the dxs gene encoding 1-deoxy-D-xylulose-5-phosphate synthase has protein sequence MILELINGPEDIKKLTKQELEILSQEIRDFLVGKISITGGHLASNLGVVELTMAIYLAFDLPKDKVIWDVGHQSYTHKILSGRRAEFDDLRQYGGMSGFPKRKESPCDAFDTGHSSTSISAGLGLAQARDVLEEDHFVVSVIGDGALTGGMAYEALNNAARMNKNFIIILNDNNMSISENVGGMPTYLNSIRTGEGYLDLKKHVTNVLSRIPVVGDQIIDKISRTKNGIKQLLIPGMLFENMGITYLGPVDGHNIKALSRTLREAKKLPHTVLVHVITQKGKGYAPAERNPSKFHGVDPFDIITGEPKKKKKNPSYTDVFSKTICRLAEKDNRIVAVTAAMPDGTGLKRFSRLYPDRFFDVGIAEEHAVTSAAGMAAGGLKPVVAVYSSFLQRGFDQILHDVCIQNLPVVFAIDRAGLVGSDGETHQGIFDLSFLTAIPNMSVFAPKNLWELMDGMEFALSYNGPFAVRYPRGEAYQGLKKFRTPIEYGKGEMLYEEKDIALLAVGSMVSTGEHVRQKLKAEGWNCTLANGRFVKPFDRELVDRLAKKHWLIAVMEENVLQGGFGPGVTAYIHENYPHVKVMNIALPDSYVEHGNVSLLRKGLGIDSDSIIWRLKKEYLDMERQNAEWKKYKDKTGEIKRK, from the coding sequence ATGATACTGGAATTAATTAACGGGCCAGAGGATATTAAAAAGCTGACAAAGCAGGAGCTTGAAATATTAAGCCAGGAAATCCGTGACTTTTTGGTAGGGAAAATAAGCATAACAGGCGGCCATCTGGCTTCTAACTTAGGAGTGGTGGAACTGACCATGGCCATTTACCTTGCTTTTGACCTTCCAAAGGATAAGGTTATCTGGGATGTAGGACATCAGTCCTATACTCATAAGATATTAAGCGGCAGGAGAGCGGAATTTGACGATCTGCGGCAGTACGGCGGCATGAGCGGCTTCCCCAAGAGAAAGGAAAGCCCATGTGATGCCTTTGATACCGGACACAGTTCCACTTCCATTTCAGCCGGACTGGGACTGGCCCAGGCAAGGGATGTGCTGGAAGAGGATCATTTTGTGGTATCCGTCATCGGAGACGGCGCTTTAACAGGCGGCATGGCCTATGAGGCTTTGAACAATGCGGCCAGAATGAACAAGAATTTCATTATCATTCTCAACGATAACAATATGTCCATCTCAGAAAATGTAGGAGGTATGCCCACTTATTTAAACAGCATCCGTACCGGAGAAGGGTATCTGGACTTAAAAAAGCACGTGACCAACGTGCTGTCCCGGATTCCGGTTGTAGGAGACCAGATCATCGATAAGATCAGCAGGACAAAGAACGGCATTAAGCAGCTGCTCATACCTGGGATGCTGTTTGAGAATATGGGGATCACCTATCTTGGCCCGGTGGACGGCCATAATATAAAGGCCCTTTCCAGGACTCTCCGGGAGGCAAAGAAGCTTCCCCATACCGTGCTGGTCCATGTGATCACTCAAAAAGGTAAGGGATATGCTCCTGCAGAGAGGAATCCCTCCAAGTTCCACGGGGTTGATCCTTTTGATATCATTACCGGGGAGCCGAAAAAGAAGAAGAAAAATCCCAGCTATACGGATGTGTTTTCCAAAACCATCTGCCGTCTGGCTGAAAAAGATAATAGAATTGTGGCGGTAACGGCAGCCATGCCGGATGGAACAGGCTTAAAGCGGTTTTCCCGTCTGTATCCTGACCGCTTTTTTGACGTGGGAATTGCAGAAGAGCATGCAGTGACTTCTGCAGCCGGAATGGCGGCAGGCGGCTTAAAGCCGGTTGTGGCCGTTTATTCGTCTTTTTTACAGCGAGGCTTTGACCAGATCCTTCATGATGTGTGCATCCAGAATCTGCCTGTAGTTTTTGCCATTGACAGGGCAGGGCTTGTTGGCAGCGACGGGGAGACCCATCAGGGGATTTTTGACTTATCCTTTTTAACAGCAATCCCTAATATGAGTGTGTTTGCACCGAAAAATTTATGGGAGCTTATGGATGGAATGGAGTTCGCTCTGTCCTACAATGGCCCATTTGCGGTGCGGTATCCAAGAGGAGAGGCTTACCAGGGTTTAAAGAAGTTTCGCACTCCCATTGAATATGGCAAGGGAGAGATGCTCTATGAGGAAAAGGATATTGCTCTTTTGGCAGTAGGCAGCATGGTGAGCACGGGTGAGCATGTAAGGCAAAAGCTGAAGGCAGAAGGCTGGAACTGTACTCTGGCCAACGGCCGCTTTGTGAAGCCCTTTGACAGGGAACTGGTGGACCGTCTGGCAAAGAAACACTGGCTCATAGCGGTAATGGAAGAAAATGTCCTTCAGGGAGGATTTGGTCCCGGGGTCACCGCCTATATCCACGAGAATTATCCGCATGTAAAGGTCATGAATATCGCTCTGCCGGATTCCTATGTGGAGCATGGCAACGTATCCCTGCTTCGGAAGGGGCTGGGGATTGACAGCGACTCTATCATATGGAGGCTCAAAAAGGAATATCTTGATATGGAGCGCCAGAATGCGGAATGGAAAAAATACAAAGATAAAACAGGGGAAATAAAAAGGAAATGA
- a CDS encoding TlyA family RNA methyltransferase: MKERLDVLLVKQGLAESREKAKAVIMSGIVYVDGEKEDKAGTAFEENATIEVRGNTLRYVSRGGLKLEKAMTHFDVVLEGKVCMDVGSSTGGFTDCMLQNGAIKVYAVDVGHGQLAWKLRNDERVVCMEKTNIRYVTPEDIADPIEFSSIDVSFISLTKVLGPVKALLTDEGEVVCLIKPQFEAGREKVGKKGVVREKSVHLEVIRMVISHALSIGFQVLHLEYSPIKGPEGNIEYLLHLKNHQSEEACPEADLDPEKIVNEAHGNLT, encoded by the coding sequence ATGAAAGAACGTTTGGATGTGCTTTTAGTAAAGCAGGGACTGGCTGAATCCAGGGAAAAGGCCAAAGCTGTCATTATGTCCGGGATCGTCTATGTGGACGGCGAGAAGGAAGACAAAGCAGGTACCGCATTTGAAGAAAATGCAACCATTGAGGTGAGAGGAAACACTCTGCGGTACGTGAGCCGCGGCGGCTTAAAGCTTGAAAAGGCCATGACTCATTTTGACGTGGTCCTGGAAGGCAAGGTATGCATGGATGTAGGATCCTCCACAGGAGGTTTTACGGACTGCATGCTTCAAAACGGTGCCATTAAGGTTTATGCAGTGGATGTCGGTCACGGTCAGCTTGCCTGGAAGCTTCGGAACGATGAGCGTGTGGTTTGTATGGAAAAGACCAATATCCGTTATGTTACTCCTGAGGATATTGCTGATCCAATAGAATTTTCCTCCATTGATGTTTCTTTTATTTCCCTGACAAAGGTATTGGGACCAGTGAAAGCCCTTCTTACGGATGAAGGGGAGGTGGTCTGCCTGATAAAGCCCCAGTTTGAAGCCGGCCGGGAAAAAGTGGGGAAAAAAGGTGTGGTAAGAGAGAAGTCTGTCCATCTGGAGGTGATCCGGATGGTTATTTCCCATGCATTAAGCATTGGGTTTCAAGTGCTTCATCTGGAATATTCCCCTATTAAGGGACCGGAAGGGAACATTGAGTACCTTCTTCACCTTAAGAATCATCAGTCAGAAGAAGCTTGCCCGGAAGCTGACCTTGATCCGGAAAAGATCGTAAACGAGGCTCACGGGAACTTGACATGA
- a CDS encoding NAD(+)/NADH kinase, whose translation MKYFYVIMNPDKEGARETAKAIRDYLTSHGAVCLIGGEDREKQKGKSHYTDAAMVPEETECLITLGGDGTLIQAARDLAGRNIPMIGINRGTLGYLTQVSRTEDINDALSALLANDYKLEERMMLDGCIYRKGTAVCQDIALNEIVVTRSEQLKMLQFKVYVNQEFLNEYRADGLIAATPTGSTAYNLSAGGPIIVPDSKMVVLTPICSHALGTRSIVLSADDWIQIEMTGKKGVSQAAVFDGDTSTELYPGDCIEIRRADIKTILIKLKNISFLDNLRNKMAGI comes from the coding sequence ATGAAGTATTTTTATGTAATCATGAATCCTGATAAAGAGGGAGCCAGAGAGACTGCAAAAGCCATTCGTGACTATCTTACCAGCCATGGGGCGGTCTGCCTGATCGGAGGAGAAGACCGGGAGAAGCAGAAGGGAAAAAGCCACTATACCGATGCTGCTATGGTGCCGGAAGAGACGGAGTGCCTCATTACCTTAGGCGGTGACGGGACTCTTATACAGGCAGCCAGAGACCTGGCAGGACGGAATATCCCCATGATCGGGATCAACCGGGGGACCCTTGGGTATCTGACCCAGGTATCCCGCACAGAGGATATCAATGATGCCCTTTCCGCTCTTCTTGCCAATGATTATAAGCTGGAAGAACGGATGATGTTAGACGGCTGTATTTACCGGAAGGGAACGGCTGTCTGCCAGGATATTGCCTTAAATGAGATCGTCGTAACCAGAAGTGAGCAGTTAAAGATGCTCCAATTTAAGGTTTATGTAAACCAGGAATTTTTAAATGAATACCGGGCGGATGGCCTCATTGCGGCAACGCCTACCGGTTCCACTGCCTATAATCTTTCCGCAGGAGGGCCGATCATTGTCCCGGATTCTAAAATGGTAGTCCTGACTCCAATCTGTTCCCATGCCCTGGGAACAAGGAGCATCGTCCTTTCCGCAGATGACTGGATCCAGATCGAGATGACAGGCAAAAAGGGAGTAAGCCAGGCTGCGGTATTTGACGGAGATACTTCTACGGAGCTTTATCCAGGCGATTGCATCGAGATTCGCCGGGCAGATATTAAGACCATTCTGATAAAGCTGAAAAACATATCATTTTTAGATAACCTGCGCAATAAGATGGCTGGTATATAG
- the argR gene encoding arginine repressor, protein MKLERHSKIVELIGKHEIETQEELADYLNQAGFAVTQATVSRDIRELKLTKVQSESGRQRYMVLQNQGSFSDKYIRILRDGFLTMDMAQNILVIKTVSGMAMAVAAALDALNFSEIVGCIAGDDTIMCAIRSADDTILMMDKLKKLITG, encoded by the coding sequence ATGAAGCTGGAACGACACAGCAAAATTGTGGAACTTATTGGAAAACACGAGATTGAAACCCAGGAGGAACTGGCCGATTATTTGAACCAGGCAGGCTTTGCGGTTACTCAGGCCACGGTTTCCAGAGACATCAGGGAACTGAAGCTTACAAAGGTTCAGTCTGAGTCAGGAAGACAGAGGTATATGGTGCTTCAAAATCAGGGGTCCTTCAGTGACAAATACATCCGGATCCTGCGAGATGGCTTTTTAACGATGGACATGGCACAGAATATCCTGGTCATTAAGACTGTATCCGGCATGGCCATGGCGGTGGCAGCGGCCCTTGATGCCCTTAATTTCAGTGAAATAGTGGGGTGTATTGCAGGGGACGACACCATCATGTGCGCCATTCGAAGCGCCGATGACACCATACTTATGATGGACAAACTAAAAAAACTCATTACGGGATAA